The Kribbella amoyensis genomic sequence CGCGTCCCAGGATCCGGCGGCGCCCCAGGCTTCGAGGGCGACCTCGAGCGACGCGAGGTACTCCACCACCGTGCAGGTCTCGGTGCCCTGGCTCGGATGGGTACCGGCCAGGTGTTCGTCGCAGCTGTAGAGCCCGCTGGCCTGGCCGTGGTGGGTGTCGAGCGCGTCGAGCATCCGCCGGAACCGGGGGAGCTGCCCGTCGTCACCGGTGTGCCGCCACCACACCGGCATCGCCTTGAGACCCATCGCCACGTTCACGCCGTGCGAGGCGAGGTACTCGTCGTTCATCCAGTTCCCCGCGTTGGCGGCCTGCAGCGCCTTCAACGTTGCCTCGGGCACCTTCTCCCGGTACGGCAGCCGGTCGGCGAACGCGAACCAGTCGTACCCCTGCGCGTGCGACTTCGCGGCCAGGGGGCGGAGCCAGGGTTCGCCGGTGAGGTCGTCCACCTGGTTGATCACCCAGACCAGGTCGGTCCAGCGCGACCGCGCCCATTCCAGCAACGGCCACTCGTCCAGCAGCCGGTCGAGCAGCCGGAGGAACCGCAGCGCGGCCGGCAGCACGCGCGGATCGCCAGTCGCGTCGTGGTACTGCAGCAACGCCTTCAGCACGATCACCCGGGGCCAGACGTCGTGGTCGGCGTACGTAGCGGAGCCGGTCCGGGGCCCGAACCAGCCGTCCTCGTGCTGGTGGTCGAGGATGTACCCGACCCAGTGGTCCACCTTCGCCGTCAGCCGCGGATCGTCCAGCAAGTAGGCGATCCCGACGATGCCGTCGAGCCAGTACGGACCGCGTTCCCAGCCTTCGGCGTCGCCGCCGATCCAGCCGCTGCGGGCGATGTCGGGCCAGAACTCGTCGAGGTGACCGGCCATCCCGTCCGCCTGCAGCCGTAGCCGGGCCCGCAGCCAGCCGGCCGGTCGCAGGGTTGCCAGCGGCAACGGTTCGAGCGCGGGCGGGACGAGCGATCCGGACACGAGCTGCTCCTCACTGCGAGGCGGGCGGGGGCGTACGTCCGGCCCGGGCCGTCGGGGGACAGCACCGGGCCGCCACTCGACATCGGCCGACGTCAGCCGACCTGGGTCAGACGAAGGGTCAGACGATCGGATTGAGGCGAACCGCTCAGGCGAACGGGTCAGGCGATCTGGGTGAGGCGGCCGCTGTCCACGTCGTACATGAAGCCGCCGACGAGGATGTCGTCGCCGATCAGCGGGTGCTCACGGACCGCGGCGACGTCCTTGCGGAGCGCCTCCAGCTGGTCCGGGACAACGCTGATCGGCAGGTACCCGGCGGGCTTGCCGGCCGCCTTCTCGACCTTGGCGCGCAGCTCGTCCTCGGTCATCGCGGCCATCGCGCACCGGGTGTGCGGGATCACCATCACCCGGCGGACCCCGAGCAGCTGGACGCCCAGTACGAGCCCGGTCATCGTTACCTCGGTGACCCGGCCGCCCGCGCTGCGCAGGACCTTCGCGTCGCCGGGCTTGAGGCCGAGCATCTCCAGCGGCGGGATCCGTGAGTCCATACAGGTGACCACGCCGATGCCGGCGTGGGCGATGCCGTCGAAGCCCGAGTACGCGAAGTGGTCGGCGTAGTCGGCGTTGGCGGCGAGCAGGTCCTCGAAGCCGGGGACCGGCGGCAGGATCTCGTCGGCACTCATCGGTGTCCTCCAGGGGTGACGGTGCCGGCACGCAGGATCGACATGTCGTAGGTTTCCTTTCCGCATGACTCCGGGCGGGGTGGGTCGGCGGGTGCACTGGTGACCTGAACGGTCCAGGTCCGCCCGTCGGTGTGCCGCACCGAAACGGTGTCCAGGCTTTCCGCCATGACGCTGAGCGCGTCCAGGGCGACCTCGCCGGTGAGGTTGCGGACGGCGATCTCGGCGACCTGGCCGCGCTTGGTCCAGGCGGACCTGCCACGCAGCGTCGGTACCACGGTCTCGCCGCGATCGGCGGCGTCGAGCACGGCCAGCGCGCTCTCGGCGGTGAGCCGGCCGTGCAGTGTGCCGTACGGCAGCACGGCGGCCGTGGGGGAGAAGCGGTGCCCGCTCAGGTGGCTCGACTCCCAGACCCGGCCGGGGACCTGGCCGGCCAGTGCGTCGATCAGCGGGCGTCCGTACACCGCGCAGCACTCGTCCCGCTTGCCATTGGTACAGACCAGCATCACCGGGTCGGTCGTCGGCGCGAGCTCGGGCATCGACGCGACGACCGCGTCGCGGTCACCGCGCTTCACGGCTTGGAGGTCCAGGCCGGACAACGCGGCCGGATCGGTCACGCGGCCACCGAGGAGCCACGTCCGTCCGGGGACGCTGCTCGCGACGTACACCTGGTGGGGCGGCGGCTCGATGTCGCGCCGGCGGCCGGGGGAGCGGATCAGGCCGAACCGGAGATCGGCTTTCTTGCACTCGGCATCGATCGTCGCACCGAACGCGGGATCGAGCCGGCTCTCGGTCGGTGCTTTGCGTCCCCACGGACCGGGCTGCTCGACAACCACCCAGCCGGACGCCACGACGGCCGTCCCCGGCATCGGTTCGTCCAGTTGCCGGCAGACGACCGAACACAGGTCCGGCCGGCCGAGGGTTCGTGCGGTCACAGGCATCACGGTACGCGAGCCGGGCCGGCGACCCGCACGACCGTCCTCACCTCGGGACGGATCGGTGCCGGCCGAGCAGCACGACGGCGAGGATCGCGGCCGCGAACGCACAGACCGCCGCGCCGGCGAAGATCGTGTGCACTTGTGAAATCGCCGCGTCGCGGAGCGCGTCGACGAACGGGCGGCAGGTACCGGGGGTAGCCGGGCACAGCTCGTTGGGTGACGGGATGTCCTCGGCGAGGGCGTAGTACCGGCGGAGTCCGAGCGCGGTGAGGACCGAGACGCCGACGAGCATGCCGACCATCCGGGCGACCACGACGAGCGCGCTGGCCAGGCCGTGGCTGTCCGCCCGGGTCGCGGCCAGGATCGCGGTGTTCACCGGGGAGAGCGCCAGGCCGAATCCGAACCCGCAGCCGATCAGGGCCAGCGTCGCCGGGACGTGGTCGAGCGCGTCCCGGCCCCAGAACG encodes the following:
- a CDS encoding beta-L-arabinofuranosidase domain-containing protein, whose translation is MSGSLVPPALEPLPLATLRPAGWLRARLRLQADGMAGHLDEFWPDIARSGWIGGDAEGWERGPYWLDGIVGIAYLLDDPRLTAKVDHWVGYILDHQHEDGWFGPRTGSATYADHDVWPRVIVLKALLQYHDATGDPRVLPAALRFLRLLDRLLDEWPLLEWARSRWTDLVWVINQVDDLTGEPWLRPLAAKSHAQGYDWFAFADRLPYREKVPEATLKALQAANAGNWMNDEYLASHGVNVAMGLKAMPVWWRHTGDDGQLPRFRRMLDALDTHHGQASGLYSCDEHLAGTHPSQGTETCTVVEYLASLEVALEAWGAAGSWDAVEPIADRLEKIAFNALPASVSPDEWTHQYVQQANQVVCHVTEDRVYTNNDADANTFGLEPHFGCCTANRHQGWPRFTNHLWLRASDGGLTALSYAPCSLRTDDVQVEVSGGYPFTDEVVLTVERVGATVPLRLRVPAWSDGATLTVDGGEAVALTPGSVQEVLVDWTGSRVLRLTLPAAVRVVPRGASAVSVERGPLVYSVPVPDEWRQIGGEHPHASWEIHPTGPWNYALAVTPGTVAESDVTRTEIGDRPFSPEDAPIRLRLQGRLVDWGLEHGAAAAPPASPAKSSAELEDVELIPYGCTNLRVTEFPWTHVG
- a CDS encoding beta-class carbonic anhydrase; protein product: MSADEILPPVPGFEDLLAANADYADHFAYSGFDGIAHAGIGVVTCMDSRIPPLEMLGLKPGDAKVLRSAGGRVTEVTMTGLVLGVQLLGVRRVMVIPHTRCAMAAMTEDELRAKVEKAAGKPAGYLPISVVPDQLEALRKDVAAVREHPLIGDDILVGGFMYDVDSGRLTQIA
- a CDS encoding sucrase ferredoxin, with product MTARTLGRPDLCSVVCRQLDEPMPGTAVVASGWVVVEQPGPWGRKAPTESRLDPAFGATIDAECKKADLRFGLIRSPGRRRDIEPPPHQVYVASSVPGRTWLLGGRVTDPAALSGLDLQAVKRGDRDAVVASMPELAPTTDPVMLVCTNGKRDECCAVYGRPLIDALAGQVPGRVWESSHLSGHRFSPTAAVLPYGTLHGRLTAESALAVLDAADRGETVVPTLRGRSAWTKRGQVAEIAVRNLTGEVALDALSVMAESLDTVSVRHTDGRTWTVQVTSAPADPPRPESCGKETYDMSILRAGTVTPGGHR